A DNA window from Hordeum vulgare subsp. vulgare chromosome 1H, MorexV3_pseudomolecules_assembly, whole genome shotgun sequence contains the following coding sequences:
- the LOC123401159 gene encoding protein Rf1, mitochondrial-like — translation MSRIRLCRRSSCFLCPSSFTSPSQRPCFRRSSYIQPKSGLGLRHCSTTPMSRVRLHRRLLSSTSPPSPSWSPRDAFAAATERVRAGTLSRDDAHHMFDELFRQATPVPGRSLNGFLTALARATSSSACITDGPALALALFNRVCREQAGPRVVPLTVHTYSILMDCCCRARRPDLGLVLFGCILRTGLKIHQITASTLLKCLCYANRTEEAVNVLLHRMSELGCVPNVFSYSIILKGLCDNSMSQRALDLFQMMAKEGGACSPNVVAYNTVIHGFFKEGETGKACSLFHEMTRQGVKPDVVTYNLIIDALCKARAMDKAELVLRQMTTNGAQPDTVTYNCMIHGYATLGRLKEAAKMFRKMKSRGLIPNIVICNSFLASLCKHGRSKEAAEIFDSMTAKGHKPDIVSYCTLLHGYASEGWFADMIGLFNSMKSNGIAADCRVFNILIHAYAKRGMVDDAMLIFTEMQQQGVSPDVVTYSTVISAFSRMGRLTDAMEKFNQMVARGIQPNTAVYHSIIQGFCMHGGLVKAKELVSEMINKGIPRPDIVFFNSVINSLCKDGRVMDAHDIFDLVTDIGERPDVITFTSLIDGYCLVGKMDKAFKILDAMEVVGVETDIVTYSTLLDGYFKNGRINDGLTLFREMQRKGVKPNTVTYGIMLAGLFRAGRTVAARKKFHEMIESGTTVTVSIYGIILGGLCRNNCADEAIILFQKLGTMNVKFSITILNTMINAMYKVQRKEEAKELFATISASGLLPNESTYGVMIINLLKDGAVEDANNMFSSMEKSGIVPGSRLLNRIIRMLLEKGEIAKAGNYLSKVDGKRILLEASTTSLMLSLFSRKGKYHEDMKLLPAKYNFFDGCS, via the coding sequence ATGTCGCGCATCCGCCTCTGCCGCCGCTCGTCCTGCTTCCTCTGCCCATCCTCCTTTACCTCGCCGAGTCAACGCCCCTGCTTCCGCCGCTCCTCCTACATCCAGCCAAAGTCCGGCCTTGGCCTCCGCCACTGCTCCACCACGCCGATGTCCCGCGTCCGCCTCCACCGCCGGctcctctcctccacctcgccaccctcACCTTCCTGGTCTCCCCGCGACGCCTTTGCCGCGGCCACAGAGCGTGTACGCGCAGGCACGCTCAGTCGAGACGACGCACACCACATGTTCGACGAATTGTTTCGTCAGGCCACCCCGGTCCCCGGGCGCTCCCTGAACGGCTTCCTTACCGCTCTCGCCCGTGCTACATCCTCTTCCGCGTGCATCACAGATGGCCCCGCCCTCGCCCTTGCTCTCTTCAACCGCGTGTGCCGGGAGCAAGCCGGCCCGCGGGTGGTGCCGCTCACAGTCCACACCTACAGCATCCTCATGGACTGCTGCTGCCGCGCGCGTCGCCCGGACCTAGGGCTTGTCTTATTCGGCTGTATCCTCAGGACGGGCTTGAAGATACACCAAATCACCGCCAGCACCCTCCTCAAGTGCCTCTGCTACGCCAATCGTACGGAAGAGGCTGTCAACGTgctgcttcataggatgtccgaGCTCGGCTGTGTGCCTAATGTCTTCTCATACTCCATTATTCTGAAGGGCTTATGCGACAATAGCATGAGCCAGCGGGCGCTCGACCTCTTCCAGATGATGGCGAAAGAAGGAGGTGCCTGCTCCCCTAATGTGGTGGCGTATAACACGGTCATCCATGGCTTTTTTAAGGAGGGCGAAACAGGGAAGGCATGCAGTCTATTCCATGAAATGACACGGCAAGGTGTTAAGCCTGATGTGGTGACGTATAACTTGATTATTGACGCGTTGTGCAAGGCCAGAGCAATGGACAAGGCAGAACTAGTCCTTCGGCAGATGACTACCAATGGTGCTCAACCCGATACAGTGACATATAATTGCATGATCCATGGATATGCCACGTTAGGGCGGTTGAAAGAGGCTGCTAAaatgttcagaaaaatgaaaagtCGGGGTCTTATACCAAATATTGTTATTTGCAACTCGTTCCTGGCCTCcctttgcaagcatggaagaAGCAAAGAAGCTGCAGAAATTTTTGATTCCATGACAGCCAAGGGCCACAAACCGGATATCGTCTCATACTGTACTTTGCTTCATGGGTATGCCAGTGAAGGATGGTTTGCTGATATGATTGGTCTCTTTAATTCAATGAAAAGCAATGGTATTGCAGCCGACTGCCGTGTTTTCAACATATTAATCCATGCCTATGCTAAACGCGGAATGGTGGATGATGCAATGCTCATATTTACGGAAATGCAGCAACAAGGTGTGAGTCCAGATGTAGTCACATATTCAACTGTGATATCAGCATTTTCTAGAATGGGTAGGTTGACCGATGCCATGGAGAAATTTAATCAGATGGTTGCCAGGGGAATTCAACCGAACACAGCTGTTTATCACTCCATAATTCAGGGCTTTTGTATGCACGGTGGTTTGGTTAAAGCCAAGGAACTGGTTTCTGAAATGATAAACAAAGGTATTCCTCGTCCTGACATTGTGTTCTTCAATTCAGTAATAAACAGTCTGTGCAAAGATggaagggttatggatgcacatgaTATCTTTGACTTGGTTACAGACATAGGTGAGAGGCCTGATGTCATTACATTTACTTCACTGATCGACGGATATTGCTTAGTCGGCAAAATGGATAAAGCATTTAAAATACTTGATGCCATGGAAGTAGTTGGTGTTGAGACTGATATTGTTACTTACAGTACACTTCTTGATGGCTATTTTAAAaatggaaggatcaatgatggttTGACTCTGTTTAGGGAAATGCAGCGTAAGGGAGTTAAACCTAACACTGTTACATATGGCATCATGTTGGCTGGGTTGTTTCGTGCTGGCAGAACTGTTGCTGCAAGGAAAAAGTTCCATGAGATGATCGAAAGTGGAACAACAGTGACCGTTTCCATATACGGTATAATACTTGGAGGTCTTTGTAGAAATAATTGTGCAGATGAAGCAATTATCCTGTTCCAGAAATTAGGAACAATGAATGTAAAGTTCAGTATTACAATACTCAATACCATGATTAATGCAATGTACAAGGttcaaagaaaagaagaagctaAGGAGTTGTTCGCTACAATATCAGCCAGTGGGTTGCTGCCCAATGAATCTACTTACGGAGTAATGATAATAAATCTTCTAAAAGATGGAGCAGTGGAAGACGCTAACAACATGTTTTCATCAATGGAGAAAAGTGGTATAGTCCCCGGTTCCCGTCTGTTGAATCGTATCATCAGAATGTTGTTGGAAAAAGGTGAGATTGCCAAGGCCGGAAATTATTTGTCTAAAGTTGATGGGAAGAGGATCTTACTTGAAGCTTCAACTACTTCACTGATGCTGTCTCTGTTTTCAAGGAAAGGGAAATATCATGAGGATATGAAATTGCTCCCTGCAAAGTATAATTTTTTTGATGGATGCAGTTGA